The sequence below is a genomic window from Oleidesulfovibrio alaskensis DSM 16109.
GGAGCGCACACCCAGCCCAGCCTGAGACCGGGGGCCACCACCTTGGAAAACGACCCCAGCAGCACCGAAGGCGCACCGTTCATATATGCTTTGACGGGCGGCAGTGCCTGCCCCTTGAACCGCAGCTCTCCGTAGGGGTTGTCCTCAACCAGCAGACAGTCAGACTGCGCCATCAGCCGTGCGGTTTCGCGTCGTGTGGCTTCGGTATAACTTATGCCCGAAGGGTTCTGAAAACTGGGGACAGCATAAAACAGCTTGGGCGAACCTGCCTGCAAAGCCCTGTCCAGTGCCTGCGTATCCACCCCGTCGGCGGTCAGTTCCAGCGTGGAAAAAGCCGCGCGGTACATGCTGAAACACTGAATGGCACCCAGATAGCCGGGCCTTTCAAGCAGCACTCCGTCACCGTCGTCCAGCATGGCTTTGGCAACAATATCCAGTCCCTGCTGCGATCCTCCGGTTATGAGAATTTCATCAGGAGTCACGCTCAGGCCCTGCGCGGCATAACGTTCTGCAATCCAGCGGCGCAGCGGAAGATACCCCTCCGTCGTGCTGTACTGCAGGGTCTGCGCCCCGCATTCCTTCATTTCCTCTGCTGCGGCCGCAGCAAGCCCCGCCACCGGAAACGAATCGGGATTCGGTAGTCCGCCGGCGAATGAAATCACTTCAGGTCGTGCGGTAACTTTAAGAATCTCGCGAATATACGAGCGGTGCACAGTATTCATTCTTCCGGCAAAACGCATGAGTTGCCCCCATAAACACAATCAGTAAAAGATTACTCCGCGGCGGCGGTCAGCTCCGCCGACAGTGCGGGACCGATTCCCACTATGGATATACCATGTTTATCGGCCAGAGAGATACTCTCCTCTCTGTCGAAAAACAATGTATTTCCTGCCTGATAGCAAAGACATGTGTATCCGCCCTGTGCCAGAGTGCGCACAGTTGCCAGCCCGAGAGCGGGCAGGTCGATACGCTCGTCCTGTCCCGGCTTCACAAACTTCAGCGCCACACAGCCGTCTCCGCCCAGTTCGCCCCCGCGGCGCAGCGTGGCGTCCGTGCCTTCCAGACCTTCCACGGCTACCACCATACCGCGCCTGACAACCAAGCACTGCCCGATATCCAGCGCGCCTATCTGCATGGCCACAGGCCACCCGTAACGGATATCCTGCCATTCTTCGGCAGAAGGCTGCCTGCGGGTAAGCACTCCTTCCGGCCCGCGCAGCCCGGGCACCAGTTCCGCAGCCTGCACTATGACAAGCCCTTCGGATTCCAGTTCGGCCAGCACTGCACGCAGCAGCACATCGTCGCCTTTGGAGCGCAACCGGAAAAGCACCTTGGCCGCGCGCATGTCGGGCCGCAGATCAAGAGCACGGGGTTTGCTGATGGCTCCGGCAAAACAAAGCCGCGTCACACCAGCGGACACAAAAAAATCTATCAGCCTGCCCAGCTGCCCGAGATGGAGCATGGACCATACATCGGCCTCGTGTTCCAGTGCGGAGTCCGTGTGCCCCTGAAAGCCGCACATGACCACCCTGTGCCCCTCCAGACGGGCGGCACGGGCCACCAGCATGGGAAACTGTCCGCTGCCGGCAATGATTCCTATGGATTCCTGATTCATATGCTGTCCTGCCTCATCATGCATATACACCCCGCGGGGTGGTGGCCATGCCTGCCTGCCACCCGCGCCGCACACGGCGGCGATGCGACCGTGTGCAGACAAAACAGGGGAAAGAAGGCCGTGCCCGCTTTCCCCTGCTTGGTATTTCAGTTGACCGGCCGTGTACTATTCCACGGACAGAATCCCCCGCTCGCTGCTGCGGATAAACTCCACAAAATTGAGCACTTCAGGGAAGTTTCCATACTCGTATTCCAGCTGTTCCAAGGCCTCCTTACGGGGAGTTTCGGAATGCCAGATCAGCCGGTAAGCGCTTTTCAGCGCCGCTATGAGATCGCGGGAAGCCTTTGCCCGGCGCAGCCCGACAAGATTGGGCCCGTGCACGCCGGCGCGGTTACCCACGGCCAGCATAAAGGGCGGCAGGTCCTGCGCGATGCCGCTCATACCGCCCACAAAGGCGTTGCGGCCGATGCGCACAAACTGATGCACCGCTGAAAGACCGGCCAGAATGGCATGGTCTTCCACGGTCACATGCCCCGCCAGAGTGGCGCCGTTGGACATGATGATGCCGTCTTTCACGTGGCAGTCATGCGCCACATGAGTATAGGCCATAAGCAGGTTATCACTGCCCACCACGGTCTTTGCGCCTCCGCCTTCGGTTCCGCGGTGCAGAGTGGCAAACTCGCGTATACGGTTGCGGTCGCCTATCTCAAGCCACGATTCCTCACCGTGAAACTTGAGATCCTGCGGTTCGCCGCCCACGGCGGCATAAGAATAGATATGGTTGTCCGTTCCCATGCGGGTATACTGCTTGACCGAAGCAAAGGCATCAATGCGGCAACGGTCGCCGATGACGGTGTTTGCCTCGACAACGGCGCACGGCCCGATGACAACGTCTTCTCCGATAACGGCCTTGCTGTCCACAAAGGCGGAAGGATGAATCTGCGCAGCCACGCTACATATCCTCTCTGTTCATGACAGCGGCGGTCATTTCGGCTTCGGCAGCAAGCTGTCCGTCCACATAGGCTTTGCCTTCCATCTTCCACAGCTTTAGCTTGTGGCGCAAAAGGCGGCAATGCAGCTCCAGCCTGTCGCCGGGGTATACCGGCTTTCTGAAGCGCACTCTTTCCATGCCTGTAAACAGAAAAAGCTTACCTTCAACGCTGGTGTCGGTGCTTTTGACCACCAGAATGCCACCGGCCTGAGCAAGCGCTTCCATAATGAGCACGCCGGGCATTACCGGCACATCAGGAAAATGCCCCTGAAAAAAAGGCTCGTTCATGGTGACGTTTTTTACAGCGGTAATGCACTCGCCGGGGGTGTAGTCGAGCACTCTGTCCACCAGCAGAAAAGGATACCGGTGCGGCAGCAGTCCCAGAATCTGTCGAATATCCAAAATGCTTTTCGCCTTGTCGTTCATCAGCTATCCCTGCCTGATTCGCCTTTCAGCGTCTCAAGCTCTTTTTCTAATTTTCTCAGCCGCTTGTACATGTCAGGCAGTTTAGGCATCACCGTCAGTGTACGCATGTACACATCGCGCTCAACCGCAGGCTGTCCGCCCATGGTCTTGCCCGGCTCTATGCTTCTGGCTATGCCCGATTTAGGCCCGACGGTCACATCGTCACCTATGGTAAGGTGTCCGGCAACCCCCACCTGACCGGCCATGGTCACTCTGTCACCCACGTGCGTGCTGCCGGAAATGCCCACCTGCGCAACGATAAGACAATCGTTGCCGATGGTGACATTGTGCCCCACCTGAACCAGATTATCCATCTTGGTGCCGTCACCAATGGTGGTCACACCCAGCACGGCGCGGTCTATGGCGGTATTGGCCCCGATTTCCACATCGTTGCCGACATGCACCCTGCCTATCTGCGGAATTTTCTGAATCCCGTATTCGGTACGGGCAAAGCCGAACCCGTCGGCCCCCAGAACAACTCCGGAATGCAGCACACAGTCGTCACCCACGGTTGTGGCAGCCATCAGCGTCACATTGGGATACAACAGGCAGTTTTCACCCACCGCACAGTCTTCCCCTACATAGCAGCCGGGAAAGAGCGTGGTTCCCTCACCTATACGCGCTCTGGCCCCTATGTAGACATGCGGGTAAATGGTGCAGCCGCCGCCTATTTCCGCTTCCGGATGAATGTATGCCATATCGCTGATGCCGCTGAAGCTGCCCTGCGGTCTGGCAAACAGATGCAAGGTACGGCCGAAGTCAAAATAGGGGTTGGCGCTGATAAGCGCGGTTTCCACCTGACCGGCGTATTCCTCGCTCACTATGACAGCTGCCGCCCGGGTACCGGCCAGCATGGGAATGTATTTCGGATTAGCCAGAAAGCTGATTTCTTCCGGTCCAGCCGCTTCAAGCGTGTTCACACCCGAAATTTCGCGGTCCGGACCTTTGAGCTTCAGCCCCAGTGCTCCGGCTATATCCGAAACCTTCATGACGGTTTTCTGCATGTGCCCGTCTTACTACTTTTTGGCACCGGCGCGCCAGATGCGGTTCACTTCAACCATCACCTCGGCGGTTACGTCCAGTTCGGGGTTGGCGTACACCACACCGGCATTGGTGGCATCGTAAATAGCAGCCATATTGTTCTTTTTGCCGTATTCATTGCAGGCTTTGGCAATGATGGTCAGAATGTCCTGACGAATCTGGGCATCGGCAGACTGCACTTTGCGGGTAAAGGTGCGGGCCTGATCTTCAAGATCACGCTTCAGACGCACAAATTCCACCTTTTTATCTTCGCGGGCTTCGGGCGTGAGAGCAGCAGCCTGCAGACGCAGCTGCTCGGACATTTTTTTCAGCTCTTCAGATTTTTTATCGATTTCTTTCTTTTCAGCAGAAAAGCTTTCTTCCATTTTTTTCTTGGCTTCGGCAGCCGGTTCGCTTTCAAGCATCAGCTTTTTAAGGTTGATCAGGCCGATTTTCTGGGGACCGGCTGCCTGTGCGGGAGCGGCGGCAAAAAGGGAAAGTGCGATGATCGCAAGCAGAATTTTACGCATTAAAGCTCTCCTGTGAGTCTTTTATTGGCAACGAATACACAGGGTTGAACCCTGTGACACTTCATGCTGTTCTGGGGTTAAAGATTAAGTGGAATACCGCCATGCGGGGCACCCGTCAAGCGGCAGAGAAACATCACATGGATGCATACCTGTTGATTTTCTTTTTGTACGCCACCACGCCCGCCACAATGCCGTCCGCCATACGGTTAAGGTAGTTGTCAGACTTGAGCCTACGGGCTTCTGCATCGTTGGTGCAGTAGCCCAGTTCCATAAGAACAGAAGGCATTTTTGCGCCCATCAGCACATAAAACGGCGCCGAGCGGACTCCGTTGTCACGCGTGGGGTAACCGTACTTACCTTTTACCGTGCCGATGACATTACTCTGTATCAGTTCTGCAAGATCTTTTGATTCCTGCATTTTTGAATTGAGCATAAGGTCAGTGAGAATGAACTGCAAATCGCTGATGCGCTTTTCGCTGACGGCGTTTTCACGCGCGGCCACACGCACGGCACTGGCAGAGCGGGCAAGGTTCAGATAGTAGGTCTCAAATCCGTGGATTTTTGAACTTCTGTTGGCGTTGATGTGCACGGAAAGAAAAAGGTCTGCTTTTTTAACATTGGCCATGGCCGTGCGTTCTTCAAGGGGCACAAACACATCTTTTGTGCGGGTGTACACCACGTTGAAGCCTTTTTTCTTAAGCTTTTCGCCAATTATTTTGGCCATCTTAAGCGTATAGTCCCGTTCGCGTATACCGTTATGCTGCGTGCCGGGGTCCTTGCCGCCGTGCCCTGCATCAATCATGATGGTATCAAGCGTCAGCCCCAGCTGTTCCACAAGGTCTTTAACCTGTTCTTTGCTGCCCGAAGGCACCTTGTAGGGGGTTGCGGGTCTGGGCCGGCTGGCGGGTGCACCGGCTACGGCAGTCTGCGCCTTTTCTTCCGGAGAAGTGACATCGATGACCACCCGGAACGGGTTATCCAGCGTAAAGACATTGTATTTACGGACAGATGAAAAATCGAGAACCACCCTGCTCACACCGGGGCGCGGCGTACCTGTGCGCACCTCCCGCAGAATACCGTCCGCAACGGTCTCCTTTGCCCGCACCAGTTTGCCGTGCGATGCATTTTCCAGATCGACATACAGACGGAACGGCTTGGAGGCCTTTTTGTCTTCAGGCAGAAACTGATACCGGTAAGCGACTTCCTTGCTGCATTCAAGCACCACACGGGTGTAATCATCACTGGACTGGTAGCGTACGTCAACCAGAGTGGCCGGAGCGCCGCTGTTGGCGGTGCCCCCTTTGATTATTTCAGAAGCCTTCAGGGGTTCATCAGCTGCAGCGGAGCGTGCAGGAGCCGGCGCGGGCTCCGGAGCAGGCGCAGGCGCAGAAGAGGCGGAAGGGGCTCCGGCAGCGCCGCTGCCTCCGTCCAGAGAGCGATGCAATGCTATGGCCTTGTAGTACATGTCGCCCTGCTGATGGTCGCGCAGAATGGTGTTCAGCAGGCTTCTGGCCGTACCATGATCACCCAGCCTGTCCTTGTATATGGCGGCGGCGCGGTACAGCGCGTCATCTGTCCAGGAATGTGATGGAAAGCGGTTGGCAAGGCGCTGGAAATACTCCACAGCACGCCTGTAGTCAGAAGCAAGATATGAGCGGGCCCCCAGTTCGGAGCGCACTCGCCCTGCGTAGTACAGTGATTTGGGTGCAAGAGGGCCGCGCGGACTCCGCTTGTACACATCCATGAAATCCTGTTCTATGCGCAACCAGTTGTCACGGTATTTCCCTTTGCGGGCGTCTTTGGTGAGCGAATGAAACTGGCGCCATGCGCTGTTGAACGAGGCATCAAGCGAAGCGGCACCCGCAGGAGCGGGAAGGCACGCCAAAGACACCGCAATGACCAGCCAGAGCCACAGCAGGCGTGATGAAAATCTGAGATGCATCGGCATTGTGAGCTATTCCATAAGCGGCGGCAACTCCGGTGCAGCCGGGGAGTGCGATAATTTGCGAAACCATACGGCATACGGCCATTTATCGCAACCCGACACAGATGCAGCCCATAAGGCATGCACATGAACATGAAAAAAGGGGATGTCTTGCGACATCCCCTTGATGCGTTCCGGAAGGTTAGAAGGTCTGTCCCATGGTGAACTCGAACTTGCCGTCCTTGCGTTCGCCGTCCACCTCGTTCAGCGGGTAGCCGTAAGCAAAGCGCAGGTTGCCCAGCGGGGACTGCCAGCGCACTTCAAGACCCACGCTGCTCTTGATTTCGTCACTCCATTCGTGCCCCATGTCGGGGTCGATGACGAAACCGGTGTCAAAGAAGGGAATCAGGTAAATGCCCATCTCGTCATCAAAGTACCAGATGTATTCAAAGTTTGCATACGCCGCGCGGGTACCGCCTATGCTGTCGTCGCTTTCGGGATCCTTGGGCGAAATATCGCGCCGGTCGTAACCGCGTATGGAGTTGATACCGCCCAGATAGATACGTTCGTGGACAGGTATTTCCTCACTCTGGTCGTTTTCAAACAGGGTGGCACCGCGCACGCGCACATGCAGCACATGGTTGTTGGCCAGCTTCTGGAAATACCGCGCATCACCGTACAGGCGGATGAAATGGTCAGTCCCCTGCAGCACGCCTCCGCCGTAGTCCACGGCACCTTTCAGGTACGTACCGCTGGTGGGACGCATGCGGTTGTCAATGGTATCGCGCGAGAGTGCAAATCCCGTCACACTGGCAAGGTTTGTGCCTTCGTAGTCGCGGATGGTCTTTGCGGCATCGTCGTCCACGTCGGAATATTTGTACTGGTCCAGACGGTAATACCAGCTGGCCCGCGTAAATTCACCAAGAGGATAGGCAAAGCTCAGAATGCCGCCCACGGTGTCCTTGTCATAGTCTTCCATGTCGCTGCTGCGCAGATAGGCGTTCACACCGACCTGAAGCTTGGTGTCATTATAATGCGGGTTGATAAAGGTGAAATCGTACTCGTTGTCTCTGCCGCTGAACGTGGCGGAAAGCGCGGCACGGTACCCTTTACCGAACAGGTTTGCTTCGCTTACCGAACCGCCGATACCGAAGCTGGAATAGGTGGAGTAAGCGATACCAGCAGCTATCTGTCCGGTATTCTTTTCCTTCACCTTTACTTTAAGATCCACTTCCTCGGGATTGGCTGTGGGAATAAGCTCGATGTCAGTCTGCGAAAAATAACCGAGGTTATTCAGACGCTGGTTGCTGCGGCGCAGTCCGGAGCCGCTGTACAGGTCGCCGTCCGTCAGACGCATTTCGCGGCGGATAACGTTGTCGCGGGTGTGCTTGTTGCCTTCAACTTCCACCCTGCGCACATAGACTTTCTGTTTTTTGGTCATCACATACGTGATGTCCACAATGGAACCGTCGCGCCGTTCGGTACGGAAACTGGTGTCGGCGAAAGCATAACCGTAGTCGTTGTAAAACTCGGTCAGCTTTTTGGTGTCCTTCTGCAGCACGTCGTAATTGAAATATTCTTCATCAGCGGCCTGTTCGTCCATTTTAATGACGTTCAGCAGCGCCTCGTCGGTATCAATCAGGTCACCGCCGAAAGCGATGTTACCCACTTTGTAACGGGTGCCTTCCTTGACGGCAAAGGAAACCACAATGCCGTCTTCCTCGTACTGGACATCGGGGTCACCCACACGCACGTCCATAAACCCGCGGTTGAGGTAGTACGCCCCGATGGCCGCGCTGTCGCGTTCAAGGTATTCTTCGCGCAGCACACCGGTGCCGGTAATCCATGAAATCATGTTGCGGGGACGCAGAGCCAGTTCATCCAGCACATCGTCTTCATCCAGCTGTTCCGCGCCGACAATACGCACCGCCTTGATGTACAGCTTGTCGCCTTCCTGCACCGAAAGCACCAGGCTGGCCGCGCCGCCGCTGCCTTCCACCACCCTGTGGCTTACATCGGCAAGATAGTAACCTTTTTTACGGTACAGGTCGGTCACTTTCATGATGTCCTGCGCCAGCAGTTTTTCGTTCATTACCGAGCCGGTCTTGGTGCTCATGACACTGAGGATTTCATCAGTGTCCACAGCATCGGAACCTTCCACGGTAATGGCTTCAATGCGCGGCTTTTCCTGCACGGTATAGACAAGCTTGAGTCCGTCGGAGGTCTGTTCGGCGGTGGCGCTCACATCGCTGAAGTACCCGAGGTCGTAAATACGTTTGATTTCCCTGTTGACCAGCTTGGGGTCCAGCGTATCGCCCTTGCGCGAGCTGAGCCGCATAAGCACCACATCGGGATCGAGAATTTTTGTACCGCGCACTTCCACGGCGGCAACGGTATCCTGCCGCAGCAGACTGGCCGCGGCTACCTGTGCCAGCTCATCCACTGCAGGCAAAATATTGATAAGGCCGTCTTTCTGTATGAACAGCGGCTTTGCGGGACGAACGCCCACAGCTTCCACAAGGCGGGCATCAAGGCTTATGCTTTCGCCCAGCTGGGTAAAACTGCCGTAAACGGCATAATCAGCGCGTGCCAGCAACGCCAGATCACGCGCAGAGGTGATATCAAGCACGTCCACACCCTGTTTTTGCAGCAGGTCGGCGGCTTCGGCACGGGGAACAACAGAAAAGCCCTGAGCAACCAGACGTTCAATCACAAGGTCGGACAGACTGTCTTCCAGATAGGCCAGATCAGGTTCGGCATTCACTTCAAAAGGAAGGACAAGCACACGCACGTTGGCGGGCGCGGCGGCATTGGCCTGAACGGCCCCCAGACAAACCAGCAGGCTTGAGGCGACGTAAAGCCACAGCCTAGCAATTCTGGTCATACAGTTCTCCAGCTCTCAGTTCTAGACGTCTATTCATGAGTGATGCCAGGGAGTTGTTATGGGTAACCACAACAAGCGTCATACCCAGCTCTCTGTTTAAATCCATCAGCAACTGCCCGACACTGTCGCCCGTGCGTTCATCGAGGTTACCGGTAGGTTCGTCAGCCAGCAGCACGGCAGGATGCATAAGGATGGCCCTTGCGATGGCGGCGCGCTGGCGTTCTCCGCCCGACAGCGTACCCACCCTGTGACCTGCCCTGCCGGACATGCCCACAAGCTCAAGGGCGTGTGCGGCTTTTTTCATGGCTTCACGGCGGGGCATACCCGCAATGACAGCCTGCATGGCCACATTTTCCTGCGTATTGAATTCCGGCAGCAGATGATGAAACTGAAAGACAAATCCAACGTCTCTGCTGCGCATGGCGGCCTTCTGTTCCGCCGTCATGGCTGTGATGTCTCTTCCCCTGAAGAGAACAGTTCCCCGAGAAGGATTATCAAGGGTTCCCAAGAGATGCAATAGGGTCGATTTGCCCGAACCGGACGCCCCGACAACCGCCACAGAGTCACCTTGGGCAATATCAAGATTCAACCTACTGAAAATAATAATTTTTTCTGCAGGACCCTGATATTCTTTACCCACATCTTTCAGGCTGAACAGCATGGTATTTTTTTCCATCATTCGTACCGCAGCGCCTCGGCAGGCTCCAGTGAAGACGCCTGCCGCGCAGGATAGATGGTGGCAAGAAAGCACAGCACCATGGCACCGACGGCAATGGCTGCCAGATCCTGCCACTGCAGCAGCACGGGCAGATGGTCAAGCGAATAGACGCCGGGCGGCAGTTTGATGAACTGATAACGCTTGAGCAGCCAGCACACAAGCAGCCCCAGCCCGAATCCCAGAGTGGTGCCCACAACGCCTATGATAGTACCCTGCAGCATGAAAATGCGCCGGATATGTGATTTTGTAGCGCCCATGGACATCATGATGGCGATATCGCGCGATTTTTCCATAACCAGCATCACCAGTGTGGTGACAATGGAAAAAGACCCCACCAGCACTATGAGGGTGAGCATGATGGACATGGCAGCTTTTTCCAGCTTGAGCGCCGCAAAAAGGTTGGCATTCATTTCCATCCAGTTGCGGCTGTAAAAAGGATACCCGCCCAGAGCCTGAGTAACCGCCTGCGCCACGGTATCGGCGCGGTAAATGTCATCCACCACTATTTCAAGACCAGAAACAGTGCCAGCAGGCATTCCCAGCAGATCACGGGCGGCATCAAGCGAGACGAACCCCAGCGACGAGTCATACTCGAACATGCCGGTAGAAAAAATACCTGCGATCTTGAAAGAAAGGATGCGCGGGGTAAACCCCGCGCTTGTTTTTTCGCCCGAAGGAGACAGCAGGTTGACCCTGCTGCCCACGGTGATACCCAGCCGTTTGGCCAGTTCTTTGCCGATGACAAGACCCGGCGCACCGGATCGTTCAAGGTCGGCCAGAGAACCGTCTACCATGCGGCCGGCAATGCCCAGCACCGCCGGCGCCGAAACGGGGTCCACCCCGCGCAGCACCACACCTTTGACTCCGTAGCGGGTCGAAAGCATGACCTCGGAATAAATGAACGGGGTCGCGCCCTTTACTCCCGGAACGGTTTCGGCCTTGCGCACCAGTTCAGGATAGCCGGAAATACCGCCGCCCGCAGCCAGCGTGATGACATGGGCGTTCACGCCCAGTATCTTTTCACGCATATCCACGGTGAAGCCGTTCATAACGCCCAGCACCACGATGAGCGATGCCACGCCCAGAGCCACACCCAGCACCGAAATGACGGATATGACCGAAATGAAAGTCTGCTTGCGGCGGGCAAACAGATAACGCAACGCAACAAACAGCTCAAAACGCATGCTGCTGGCTTGTCCTTTCCGGTTGGCGGGCCTGACTGCGGCCCGGTATGGCGACTGCTGTTGCCGTTTTCAGATCAGCTCTCCAGCTTAAGCAGCGGGAAGAGGATAACCTCGCGGATGGAAGCCGAATCCGTGAGCAGCATGACCAGACGGTCAATGCCCACGCCCTGCCCTGCGGCAGGAGGCATACCGTATTCAAGCGCACGCAGGTAGTCTTCATCCATAAAGTGCGCTTCATCATCGCCGGCTTCTTTTTCCGCCACCTGATCGTCAAAACGCTTGCGCTGGTCAACGGGGTCATTCAGTTCCGAAAACGCATTGGCCAGTTCTCTGCCCGTTATAAACAGCTCGAAACGGTCAGTCACGTCAGGATTGTCATCATTCCGGCGCGAAAGCGGCGAGATATCAGTGGGGTAATGATAGATGAAATGCGGCTGGATAAGCTTGTATTCCACATCCAGATCAAAAAGCTTTGCCTGCAGCTTGCCCAGCTTTTCGCCTTCGATGACCTTTTCGCCCCGTTCGCGGATATATGCGGACAGCTTTTCGTAATCGTTGTAAAATTCCGGCGCGTGTCCGCCGACTTTTTCCAGCGAGTCATGGAATGTCATCCGCTGCCACTTGCCGGGCGTCAGGTCCACTTCCTGCCCCTGATAGGTAATGACGGTGCTGCCGCAGACCTTTTGTGCCAGACGCGAAAACAACTGTTCCGTCAGATCCATCAGATCTTCAAAGCGGGCATATGCCCAGTAAAACTCACACATGGTGAATTCGGGATTATGCTGGGTGGAAATCCCTTCGTTACGGAAGTTGCGGTTGATTTCGAACACTTTTTCAAAGCCGCCCACCAGCAGACGCTTCAGGTACAGCTCCGGCGCAATGCGCATGTACAGCTGCATATCAAGCGCATTGTGATGCGTGACAAAAGGCTTTGCCGTGGCGCCGCCCGGAATGGGCTGCATCATGGGTGTTTCCACTTCCATGAACCCGCGTTCTTCCATAAAATTGCGGAATTCACGCACAATCTGGCCGCGTTTGCGGAATATCTCGCGGGTACGCGGGGTGACTATCAGGTCCACATAGCGCTGACGGTAGCGGGTTTCCACGTCTTTCAGCCCGTGGTACTTTTCCGGCAGGGGGCGGATGGACTTGGTAAGCAGCTGCACGGAAGAACACTGTATGGTCAGCTCGCCCGTTTTGGTGCGGAACAGCGTACCGCACACGCCCACAATGTCGCCTATGTCAAATTTTTTAAAAACGCTGTAGGCATCGGCTCCCAGCGAATCCCGCGAAGCGTAGCACTGCATTTTGCCGCTTTTATCAAGCAGGTGGAAAAAGGTAACCTTGCCGAAGGAACGCTGGGACACGATACGCCCGGCGCAGCTGAACTCCTGATCCAGAGTTTCCAGTTCTTCGGCTTCCAGACCTTCATAGCCTGCCTGAATTTCAGCGACATCAATTTCTTTGTTGAACCTGTTGGGAAACAGGGGCACCCCTGCGTCCATCATGTCACAGGACTTGGCAACACGGCTCTTGATGACTTCGTTCAGTTCGTCACGCTCATCAAGCCTCGTAAGCATGGGCATAAAGTAAGCGGAATGCTCGGACTTGGTGGGAAGCTTGATCTTTTTGCGGTTTGAGGATTCTTGATTACTCAAGGGAAATATCTCCATGCTCTTAAATTGGTCGCAAACGCTGAATCGGGTATGGGTATTCCAATTGGGACGCTCCGTCAAGGAAGCCCGCCCCCCGTGAGTTTTTAAAGATTTTTTTCACATTATCATTTTTGTACTTGACGAACACAGCCGATCTTTATATCTCTTCCCTTCGCCGGACACGAGTTGTCCGCACCACACTCCCTGGTAGCTCAATCGGCAGAGCGGGTGACTGTTAATCACTAGGTTGGCGGTTCAAGTCCGTCCCGGGGAGCCAGAATATAAAGCCCCTGCTCAGGCAGGGGCTTTTTTTTGCGTCCCGCGCAGGGGCGGCAACGCACCGCGGCCATAGCCACATGCTGCCGCGTGCCACAGCCTGCAACAACAAGCCCCCGTAGCGCCGCCTGCCGCGCTGCCGGACCGGTACTATGCCCGCCTGCACAACAGATGGTGTACCCTGCGGCGCCTCTTTAAATTCCCCTGCACCTCTCCGCTCATGCACCAGCCGGCAGCACGGTATATATAAATGTTGCACGCCGCGGCGAATCTGCCTGCAGCATGACGCACATCTGCCCGTACTTTCCCCCCGTCCCCGCACGCTGCCCGAAACTGCCGGCCG
It includes:
- a CDS encoding PLP-dependent aminotransferase family protein gives rise to the protein MRFAGRMNTVHRSYIREILKVTARPEVISFAGGLPNPDSFPVAGLAAAAAEEMKECGAQTLQYSTTEGYLPLRRWIAERYAAQGLSVTPDEILITGGSQQGLDIVAKAMLDDGDGVLLERPGYLGAIQCFSMYRAAFSTLELTADGVDTQALDRALQAGSPKLFYAVPSFQNPSGISYTEATRRETARLMAQSDCLLVEDNPYGELRFKGQALPPVKAYMNGAPSVLLGSFSKVVAPGLRLGWVCAPAELMDKLVTVKQASDLHTPTFNQRVLYRFLEQNDVDGHIASIRSLYGRHRDVMVEAIREHFPQQVQYTEPEGGMFLWCTLPEQCDAEVVFRKALERDVAFVPGRPFYVDGTSNTFRLNYSNASEETIREGIARLGACLHEVLA
- a CDS encoding OmpH family outer membrane protein produces the protein MRKILLAIIALSLFAAAPAQAAGPQKIGLINLKKLMLESEPAAEAKKKMEESFSAEKKEIDKKSEELKKMSEQLRLQAAALTPEAREDKKVEFVRLKRDLEDQARTFTRKVQSADAQIRQDILTIIAKACNEYGKKNNMAAIYDATNAGVVYANPELDVTAEVMVEVNRIWRAGAKK
- the lpxD gene encoding UDP-3-O-(3-hydroxymyristoyl)glucosamine N-acyltransferase; this translates as MKVSDIAGALGLKLKGPDREISGVNTLEAAGPEEISFLANPKYIPMLAGTRAAAVIVSEEYAGQVETALISANPYFDFGRTLHLFARPQGSFSGISDMAYIHPEAEIGGGCTIYPHVYIGARARIGEGTTLFPGCYVGEDCAVGENCLLYPNVTLMAATTVGDDCVLHSGVVLGADGFGFARTEYGIQKIPQIGRVHVGNDVEIGANTAIDRAVLGVTTIGDGTKMDNLVQVGHNVTIGNDCLIVAQVGISGSTHVGDRVTMAGQVGVAGHLTIGDDVTVGPKSGIARSIEPGKTMGGQPAVERDVYMRTLTVMPKLPDMYKRLRKLEKELETLKGESGRDS
- the fabZ gene encoding 3-hydroxyacyl-ACP dehydratase FabZ — translated: MNDKAKSILDIRQILGLLPHRYPFLLVDRVLDYTPGECITAVKNVTMNEPFFQGHFPDVPVMPGVLIMEALAQAGGILVVKSTDTSVEGKLFLFTGMERVRFRKPVYPGDRLELHCRLLRHKLKLWKMEGKAYVDGQLAAEAEMTAAVMNREDM
- a CDS encoding LpxI family protein; translated protein: MNQESIGIIAGSGQFPMLVARAARLEGHRVVMCGFQGHTDSALEHEADVWSMLHLGQLGRLIDFFVSAGVTRLCFAGAISKPRALDLRPDMRAAKVLFRLRSKGDDVLLRAVLAELESEGLVIVQAAELVPGLRGPEGVLTRRQPSAEEWQDIRYGWPVAMQIGALDIGQCLVVRRGMVVAVEGLEGTDATLRRGGELGGDGCVALKFVKPGQDERIDLPALGLATVRTLAQGGYTCLCYQAGNTLFFDREESISLADKHGISIVGIGPALSAELTAAAE
- the lpxA gene encoding acyl-ACP--UDP-N-acetylglucosamine O-acyltransferase, whose protein sequence is MAAQIHPSAFVDSKAVIGEDVVIGPCAVVEANTVIGDRCRIDAFASVKQYTRMGTDNHIYSYAAVGGEPQDLKFHGEESWLEIGDRNRIREFATLHRGTEGGGAKTVVGSDNLLMAYTHVAHDCHVKDGIIMSNGATLAGHVTVEDHAILAGLSAVHQFVRIGRNAFVGGMSGIAQDLPPFMLAVGNRAGVHGPNLVGLRRAKASRDLIAALKSAYRLIWHSETPRKEALEQLEYEYGNFPEVLNFVEFIRSSERGILSVE